The Motacilla alba alba isolate MOTALB_02 chromosome 14, Motacilla_alba_V1.0_pri, whole genome shotgun sequence genome includes a region encoding these proteins:
- the KCTD5 gene encoding BTB/POZ domain-containing protein KCTD5 isoform X2, which yields MGYRRARGRRPRGGPVAGVSAAAGPPAGAARAAGERGRALFQPTLPVGGAPTAKQPGRPLPAVARMAAENRCEFPVPPAGGLGAGGPCRRCSSAPLPGAGPGKWVRLNVGGTCFLTTRQTLCRDPKSFLFRLCQADPDLDSDKDETGAYLIDRDPTYFGPVLNYLRHGKLVINKDLAEEGVLEEAEFYNITSLIKLVKDKIRERDSRISQVPVKHVYRVLQCQEEELTQMVSTMSDGWKFEQLISIGSQYSCGRAQQSEFLLIVSREVKGEERCFQKCCSELVSIGSSYNYGNEDQAEFLCVVSKELHNTPYGTTSEPSEKAKILQERGSRM from the exons ATGGGGTACAGACGggcccgcggccgccggccccgcggcggcccTGTCGCCGGCGTGAGCGCTGCTGCCGGGCCCCCAGCCGGAGCCGCTCGGGCGGCGGGCGAGAGAGGCAGGGCGCTGTTCCAGCCGACGCTTCCGGTGGGCGGTGCGCCGACGGCCAAGCAGCCGGGGCGGCCTCTTCCGGCGGTGGCGAGGATGGCGGCGGAGAACCGCTGTGAGTTCCCGGTGCCCCCGGCTGGCGGCCTCGGCGCGGGCGGGCCCTGCCGTCGGTGTAGCTCGGCGCCGCTGCCCGGCGCGGGGCCCGGCAAGTGGGTCAGGCTGAACGTGGGGGGCACCTGCTTCCTGACCACTCGACAGACGCTCTGCAGGGACCCTAAGTCCTTCCTCTTCCGCCTCTGCCAGGCCGACCCCGATCTGGACTCGGACAAG GATGAAACAGGTGCCTATTTAATAGACAGAGACCCAACCTACTTTGGGCCAGTACTGAACTATCTCAGACATGGAAAACTGGTTATTAACAAGGACCTAGCTGAGGAAG GTGTACTGGAAGAGGCTGAATTCTACAATATCACATCTCTAATAAAACTGGTAAAGGACAAAATAAGAGAAAGAGACAGCAGAATCTCTCAG GTGCCAGTCAAACATGTATACAGAGTGCTGCAGTGTCAGGAAGAGGAACTCACTCAAATGGTTTCCACAATGTCTGACGGCTGGAAATTTGAACAG CTTATCAGTATAGGTTCCCAGTACAGCTGTGGCCGGGCTCAGCAGTCAGAGTTTCTGCTGATAGTGTCACGGGAAGTGAAAGGGGAAGAGAGATGCttccagaaatgctgcagtgag CTGGTCAGTATTGGTTCTTCCTATAACTATGGCAATGAAGATCAGGCTGAATTTCTGTGTGTTGTCTCAAAGGAATTGCATAACACTCCTTACGGCACAACCAGTGAGCCCAGTGAAAAAGCAAAG ATTTTGCAAGAACGAGGTTCCAGGATGTGA
- the KCTD5 gene encoding BTB/POZ domain-containing protein KCTD5 isoform X1, giving the protein MGYRRARGRRPRGGPVAGVSAAAGPPAGAARAAGERGRALFQPTLPVGGAPTAKQPGRPLPAVARMAAENRCEFPVPPAGGLGAGGPCRRCSSAPLPGAGPGKWVRLNVGGTCFLTTRQTLCRDPKSFLFRLCQADPDLDSDKDETGAYLIDRDPTYFGPVLNYLRHGKLVINKDLAEEGVLEEAEFYNITSLIKLVKDKIRERDSRISQVPVKHVYRVLQCQEEELTQMVSTMSDGWKFEQLISIGSQYSCGRAQQSEFLLIVSREVKGEERCFQKCCSELVSIGSSYNYGNEDQAEFLCVVSKELHNTPYGTTSEPSEKAKSEDEETDYDMNDSD; this is encoded by the exons ATGGGGTACAGACGggcccgcggccgccggccccgcggcggcccTGTCGCCGGCGTGAGCGCTGCTGCCGGGCCCCCAGCCGGAGCCGCTCGGGCGGCGGGCGAGAGAGGCAGGGCGCTGTTCCAGCCGACGCTTCCGGTGGGCGGTGCGCCGACGGCCAAGCAGCCGGGGCGGCCTCTTCCGGCGGTGGCGAGGATGGCGGCGGAGAACCGCTGTGAGTTCCCGGTGCCCCCGGCTGGCGGCCTCGGCGCGGGCGGGCCCTGCCGTCGGTGTAGCTCGGCGCCGCTGCCCGGCGCGGGGCCCGGCAAGTGGGTCAGGCTGAACGTGGGGGGCACCTGCTTCCTGACCACTCGACAGACGCTCTGCAGGGACCCTAAGTCCTTCCTCTTCCGCCTCTGCCAGGCCGACCCCGATCTGGACTCGGACAAG GATGAAACAGGTGCCTATTTAATAGACAGAGACCCAACCTACTTTGGGCCAGTACTGAACTATCTCAGACATGGAAAACTGGTTATTAACAAGGACCTAGCTGAGGAAG GTGTACTGGAAGAGGCTGAATTCTACAATATCACATCTCTAATAAAACTGGTAAAGGACAAAATAAGAGAAAGAGACAGCAGAATCTCTCAG GTGCCAGTCAAACATGTATACAGAGTGCTGCAGTGTCAGGAAGAGGAACTCACTCAAATGGTTTCCACAATGTCTGACGGCTGGAAATTTGAACAG CTTATCAGTATAGGTTCCCAGTACAGCTGTGGCCGGGCTCAGCAGTCAGAGTTTCTGCTGATAGTGTCACGGGAAGTGAAAGGGGAAGAGAGATGCttccagaaatgctgcagtgag CTGGTCAGTATTGGTTCTTCCTATAACTATGGCAATGAAGATCAGGCTGAATTTCTGTGTGTTGTCTCAAAGGAATTGCATAACACTCCTTACGGCACAACCAGTGAGCCCAGTGAAAAAGCAAAG AGTGAGGATGAAGAAACGGATTACGATATGAATGACTCAGATTAA
- the KCTD5 gene encoding BTB/POZ domain-containing protein KCTD5 isoform X3 → MGYRRARGRRPRGGPVAGVSAAAGPPAGAARAAGERGRALFQPTLPVGGAPTAKQPGRPLPAVARMAAENRCEFPVPPAGGLGAGGPCRRCSSAPLPGAGPGKWVRLNVGGTCFLTTRQTLCRDPKSFLFRLCQADPDLDSDKDETGAYLIDRDPTYFGPVLNYLRHGKLVINKDLAEEGVLEEAEFYNITSLIKLVKDKIRERDSRISQVPVKHVYRVLQCQEEELTQMVSTMSDGWKFEQLVSIGSSYNYGNEDQAEFLCVVSKELHNTPYGTTSEPSEKAKSEDEETDYDMNDSD, encoded by the exons ATGGGGTACAGACGggcccgcggccgccggccccgcggcggcccTGTCGCCGGCGTGAGCGCTGCTGCCGGGCCCCCAGCCGGAGCCGCTCGGGCGGCGGGCGAGAGAGGCAGGGCGCTGTTCCAGCCGACGCTTCCGGTGGGCGGTGCGCCGACGGCCAAGCAGCCGGGGCGGCCTCTTCCGGCGGTGGCGAGGATGGCGGCGGAGAACCGCTGTGAGTTCCCGGTGCCCCCGGCTGGCGGCCTCGGCGCGGGCGGGCCCTGCCGTCGGTGTAGCTCGGCGCCGCTGCCCGGCGCGGGGCCCGGCAAGTGGGTCAGGCTGAACGTGGGGGGCACCTGCTTCCTGACCACTCGACAGACGCTCTGCAGGGACCCTAAGTCCTTCCTCTTCCGCCTCTGCCAGGCCGACCCCGATCTGGACTCGGACAAG GATGAAACAGGTGCCTATTTAATAGACAGAGACCCAACCTACTTTGGGCCAGTACTGAACTATCTCAGACATGGAAAACTGGTTATTAACAAGGACCTAGCTGAGGAAG GTGTACTGGAAGAGGCTGAATTCTACAATATCACATCTCTAATAAAACTGGTAAAGGACAAAATAAGAGAAAGAGACAGCAGAATCTCTCAG GTGCCAGTCAAACATGTATACAGAGTGCTGCAGTGTCAGGAAGAGGAACTCACTCAAATGGTTTCCACAATGTCTGACGGCTGGAAATTTGAACAG CTGGTCAGTATTGGTTCTTCCTATAACTATGGCAATGAAGATCAGGCTGAATTTCTGTGTGTTGTCTCAAAGGAATTGCATAACACTCCTTACGGCACAACCAGTGAGCCCAGTGAAAAAGCAAAG AGTGAGGATGAAGAAACGGATTACGATATGAATGACTCAGATTAA
- the KCTD5 gene encoding BTB/POZ domain-containing protein KCTD5 isoform X4, protein MGYRRARGRRPRGGPVAGVSAAAGPPAGAARAAGERGRALFQPTLPVGGAPTAKQPGRPLPAVARMAAENRCEFPVPPAGGLGAGGPCRRCSSAPLPGAGPGKWVRLNVGGTCFLTTRQTLCRDPKSFLFRLCQADPDLDSDKDETGAYLIDRDPTYFGPVLNYLRHGKLVINKDLAEEGVLEEAEFYNITSLIKLVKDKIRERDSRISQVPVKHVYRVLQCQEEELTQMVSTMSDGWKFEQLVSIGSSYNYGNEDQAEFLCVVSKELHNTPYGTTSEPSEKAKILQERGSRM, encoded by the exons ATGGGGTACAGACGggcccgcggccgccggccccgcggcggcccTGTCGCCGGCGTGAGCGCTGCTGCCGGGCCCCCAGCCGGAGCCGCTCGGGCGGCGGGCGAGAGAGGCAGGGCGCTGTTCCAGCCGACGCTTCCGGTGGGCGGTGCGCCGACGGCCAAGCAGCCGGGGCGGCCTCTTCCGGCGGTGGCGAGGATGGCGGCGGAGAACCGCTGTGAGTTCCCGGTGCCCCCGGCTGGCGGCCTCGGCGCGGGCGGGCCCTGCCGTCGGTGTAGCTCGGCGCCGCTGCCCGGCGCGGGGCCCGGCAAGTGGGTCAGGCTGAACGTGGGGGGCACCTGCTTCCTGACCACTCGACAGACGCTCTGCAGGGACCCTAAGTCCTTCCTCTTCCGCCTCTGCCAGGCCGACCCCGATCTGGACTCGGACAAG GATGAAACAGGTGCCTATTTAATAGACAGAGACCCAACCTACTTTGGGCCAGTACTGAACTATCTCAGACATGGAAAACTGGTTATTAACAAGGACCTAGCTGAGGAAG GTGTACTGGAAGAGGCTGAATTCTACAATATCACATCTCTAATAAAACTGGTAAAGGACAAAATAAGAGAAAGAGACAGCAGAATCTCTCAG GTGCCAGTCAAACATGTATACAGAGTGCTGCAGTGTCAGGAAGAGGAACTCACTCAAATGGTTTCCACAATGTCTGACGGCTGGAAATTTGAACAG CTGGTCAGTATTGGTTCTTCCTATAACTATGGCAATGAAGATCAGGCTGAATTTCTGTGTGTTGTCTCAAAGGAATTGCATAACACTCCTTACGGCACAACCAGTGAGCCCAGTGAAAAAGCAAAG ATTTTGCAAGAACGAGGTTCCAGGATGTGA